The following proteins are co-located in the Bubalus bubalis isolate 160015118507 breed Murrah chromosome 23, NDDB_SH_1, whole genome shotgun sequence genome:
- the PRAP1 gene encoding proline-rich acidic protein 1, translating into MRRPLVLASLVAVLLLEVGSARIPQVRVQTKGKVGAEQDTEVWDARAVESLEKDNQLIWLLMAPKLMATSKEQKGAKAPAETEDALGHVPGPREGPEPDWDSLFHDGPEEAPEEARPWARVLPPRQVLHGPEEDRDHIYHPREP; encoded by the exons ATGAGAAG gcCCCTGGTGCTTGCCAGCCTGGTGGCTGTGTTGCTGCTGGAGGTGGGCTCAGCCCGGATCCCCCAG GTCCGCGTCCAGACCAAAGGCAAAGTCGGGGCTGAGCAGGACACAGA GGTCTGGGACGCCCGCGCGGTCgagtctctggagaaggacaACCAGCTCATCTGGCTGCTCATGGCACCCAAGCTCATGGCCACCAGCAAGGAGCAGAAAG GTGCCAAAGCCCCGGCAGAGACCGAGGATGCCCTGGGCCACGTCCCGGGCCCGAGGGAGGGTCCTGAGCCCGACTGGGACAGCCTGTTCCACGACGGGCCCGAGGAGGCCCCAGAGGAGGCGAGGCCCTGGGCCCGGGTGCTGCCCCCTCGCCAGGTGCTTCATGGGCCTGAGGAGGACCGAGACCACATCTACCACCCCAGGGAGCCCTGA